The following proteins are co-located in the Candidatus Hydrogenedentota bacterium genome:
- a CDS encoding MFS transporter produces the protein MLLHTETGIKTLFGPPPLRVALVAFLFSAAGTAAMIAMPFFVFNQLGQGVVVSGIYSGTQALGYTLFALLSAPFVGRAKNGLRWGVMGVTGFMILIGVMSFSQNIVLCGVFYAGAFSISALAWPSFHSWVGTEPDLQLRARSMGRLNVGWSTGGAAGPFVAGPLYEYDYRFAFAFAILLCLFSLYLILTIPNEKDYFQNKIVETSSEPAAYNQRSEVFLWCAWCATFTAHICVGATRFIYPKILENIIDSGSLRFFMEQEPLYWLNSAAATRFSWLMFICGLGTAVLFLVLGRSTWWHHRFSLLVIAQLLTGISMFVLGFTSSLLLMLVAFSIIGANLGVAFFSSVYYGMANVSLKHRRSSINEGVVGAGGIVGSFGFSFAGAALGLKMPFLWMPVFMVAVIFFQLQLIRLKEKNHKIA, from the coding sequence TGTTATTACACACTGAAACCGGCATAAAAACGCTTTTCGGACCGCCGCCTTTACGGGTGGCGCTCGTCGCATTTCTGTTTAGTGCAGCGGGAACTGCAGCCATGATAGCAATGCCTTTCTTTGTCTTCAATCAATTGGGCCAAGGGGTGGTCGTGTCCGGTATCTATTCAGGCACGCAGGCTTTGGGCTATACTTTGTTCGCCTTGCTCTCGGCACCTTTTGTCGGGCGTGCCAAAAATGGGCTTCGTTGGGGCGTTATGGGTGTGACGGGATTCATGATACTTATTGGTGTCATGTCCTTTTCTCAAAATATCGTGCTTTGCGGTGTATTCTATGCCGGTGCCTTTTCTATCTCCGCTTTGGCATGGCCCTCCTTTCATTCTTGGGTAGGAACGGAGCCGGATCTGCAGCTGCGCGCCCGCTCTATGGGAAGGCTCAATGTGGGCTGGAGCACAGGCGGCGCAGCCGGTCCTTTCGTAGCCGGTCCTTTATATGAATATGATTATCGCTTTGCTTTTGCATTCGCCATCCTGCTTTGTCTTTTCTCTCTCTATCTGATCTTGACCATACCCAACGAGAAAGATTATTTCCAAAACAAGATAGTTGAAACCTCCTCAGAGCCGGCGGCCTATAATCAACGGAGTGAAGTTTTTCTCTGGTGCGCTTGGTGTGCCACGTTTACAGCCCATATCTGTGTGGGCGCAACGCGCTTTATCTACCCGAAAATTCTTGAAAATATCATTGATTCCGGCTCGTTGCGTTTCTTCATGGAGCAGGAGCCGCTCTATTGGCTCAATAGCGCGGCAGCAACCCGTTTTTCTTGGCTAATGTTTATTTGCGGTTTGGGAACTGCCGTGTTGTTTCTTGTGCTCGGCCGTTCAACGTGGTGGCATCATCGTTTTTCCCTGCTCGTAATTGCCCAGTTACTGACCGGTATTTCCATGTTTGTATTGGGCTTCACTTCCAGCCTGTTACTCATGCTTGTTGCTTTTTCCATCATTGGCGCGAATCTCGGGGTAGCCTTCTTTTCCAGTGTTTACTACGGCATGGCCAATGTATCGCTCAAGCATCGCCGTTCCTCGATTAATGAGGGTGTCGTGGGAGCGGGGGGTATTGTTGGAAGTTTCGGCTTTTCCTTTGCCGGCGCTGCATTGGGGCTGAAGATGCCCTTCTTGTGGATGCCCGTGTTCATGGTCGCTGTGATTTTCTTCCAATTACAATTGATCCGACTTAAAGAGAAGAACCATAAAATAGCCTGA